Proteins encoded within one genomic window of Apis mellifera strain DH4 linkage group LG1, Amel_HAv3.1, whole genome shotgun sequence:
- the LOC409931 gene encoding protein FAM69C isoform X1: MNIRRLPGFMYHYKVITLLLFTTMLFVIYLLLHWGIMCTNLEAWRHVSNVCSTHKKGAAIGILCDPLCAERRIHSLACETLHAGKEAVFSAHWETTRLVFKASRTKAPSEQFESLFWTDTSGTRHFPSETDFNTMIKDLVVSKLNVTLSQHQLERLARLRTHRVETEARRRQLEMENLWPLLQENEYLMSILYEDRDIFPQLIGTCGTFYAVEYVRPIETPTTVLALSDSKPEWAKRLKLAVMILDLLEELDTNFPEPIHLCDVKINHFGLPLGGQKLKFLDLDAVFPKTIISRITADSKSCEKHEDCDYFDCRSFCSKKKRCESPVANNNLQIICEKIFLGWTLSGTLIIPGLLMSEHTTSSLAVLLRQCANPAGDIEHLPRAAVPDNLKTRLYNMLHEMEQEVAASV, from the exons ATGAATATCCGACGGCTCCCTGGTTTCATGTACCACTACAAGGTGATCACTCTGCTCCTCTTCACGACCATGCTTTTTGTCATCTATCTACTCCTTCACTGGGGTATTATGTGCACGAATCTCGAGGCCTGGCGACACGTATCCAACGTG TGCAGCACGCACAAAAAAGGAGCTGCAATAGGAATTCTCTGCGATCCACTATGCGCGGAAAGAAGGATTCACTCGCTTGCCTGCGAAACGCTGCACGCCGGCAAAGAAGCTGTCTTCTCGGCTCACTGGGAGACAACTCGACTCGTGTTCAAGGCTTCAag AACGAAAGCCCCATCGGAGCAGTTCGAATCGTTGTTTTGGACGGACACGAGCGGAACGAGGCACTTCCCGTCCGAGACGGACTTCAACACCATGATCAAAGATCTGGTCGTTAGCAAGCTGAACGTGACGCTGTCTCAGCATCAATTAGAGAGGCTAGCGCGACTTCGTACGCATCGTGTCGAGACCGAGGCCAGAAGGCGACAGCTCGAGATGGAAAATCTGTGGCCGTTGTTACAGGAAAACGAGTATCTGATGAGCATCCTGTACGAGGACAGGGACATTTTTCCACAGTTGATCGGCACATGCGGGACATTCTACGCGGTTGAATACGTACGACCTATAGAAACACCCACGACAGTCCTCGCGCTCTCCGATTCGAAACCGGAATGGGCGAAACGATTGAAACTGGCCGTGATGATACTAGACCTGCTCGAAGAGCTCGACACCAATTTTCCCGAACCGATACATCTGTGCGATGTGAAGATAAACCATTTCGGTTTGCCCTTAGGCGGGCAGAAACTCAAGTTCCTCGATCTGGACGCGGTATTTCCTAAAACGATTATCAGCCGTATCACTGCGGACAGCAAAAGTTGTGAAAAACACGAGGACTGTGATTATTTTGATTGCAGGTCTTTTTgctcgaaaaagaaacgatgcgAGTCACCGGTTGCCAACAATAATTTACaa attatatgcgagaaaatatttctcggtTGGACTCTCTCAGGGACTCTTATAATTCCTGGACTATTAATGTCAGAGCATACCACCAGCTCACTGGCGGTTCTATTGCGACAATGTGCGAATCCAGCTGGTGACATCGAGCATTTACCACGTGCCGCAGTGCCAGACAATCTCAAAAcacgattatataatatgctaCATGAAATGGAACAGGAGGTTGCTGCTTCCGTTTAG
- the LOC409930 gene encoding putative ATP synthase subunit f, mitochondrial, translated as MTIKENKLTELIKFKTWGCYPEGYNPAEHGPYDPSRYYGKPDTPFGEVKLGELPAWFSRREKGFRAFAALISRAHWRWQLKYIHPRKANMAPLYQAAFLASAFGYCINYLRLRGHRNYKYH; from the exons ATgacgattaaagaaaataaattaactgaattgatcaaatttaaaacCTGGGGTTGTTATCCCGAAGGATATAATCCTGCAGAACATGGTCCATATGATCCTTCTCGATACTACGGGAAAC cTGATACACCATTTGGCGAAGTCAAACTTGGTGAATTACCAGCATGGTTTAGTCGACGTGAAAAAGGATTTAGAGCATTTGCAGCATTAATTTCTCGAg cgCATTGGCGTtggcaattaaaatatatacatccgAGGAAAGCAAACATGGCTCCATTATATCAAGCTGCCTTTTTAGCTTCAGCATTTGGttattgcataaattatttgcGTCTCa ggGGACatagaaattacaaatatcattaa
- the LOC409931 gene encoding protein FAM69C isoform X2 produces MNIRRLPGFMYHYKVITLLLFTTMLFVIYLLLHWGIMCTNLEAWRHVSNVCSTHKKGAAIGILCDPLCAERRIHSLACETLHAGKEAVFSAHWETTRLVFKASRTKAPSEQFESLFWTDTSGTRHFPSETDFNTMIKDLVVSKLNVTLSQHQLERLARLRTHRVETEARRRQLEMENLWPLLQENEYLMSILYEDRDIFPQLIGTCGTFYAVEYVRPIETPTTVLALSDSKPEWAKRLKLAVMILDLLEELDTNFPEPIHLCDVKINHFGLPLGGQKLKFLDLDAVFPKTIISRITADSKSCEKHEDCDYFDCRSFCSKKKRCESPVANNNLQVIDNYSLINYMRENISRLDSLRDSYNSWTINVRAYHQLTGGSIATMCESSW; encoded by the exons ATGAATATCCGACGGCTCCCTGGTTTCATGTACCACTACAAGGTGATCACTCTGCTCCTCTTCACGACCATGCTTTTTGTCATCTATCTACTCCTTCACTGGGGTATTATGTGCACGAATCTCGAGGCCTGGCGACACGTATCCAACGTG TGCAGCACGCACAAAAAAGGAGCTGCAATAGGAATTCTCTGCGATCCACTATGCGCGGAAAGAAGGATTCACTCGCTTGCCTGCGAAACGCTGCACGCCGGCAAAGAAGCTGTCTTCTCGGCTCACTGGGAGACAACTCGACTCGTGTTCAAGGCTTCAag AACGAAAGCCCCATCGGAGCAGTTCGAATCGTTGTTTTGGACGGACACGAGCGGAACGAGGCACTTCCCGTCCGAGACGGACTTCAACACCATGATCAAAGATCTGGTCGTTAGCAAGCTGAACGTGACGCTGTCTCAGCATCAATTAGAGAGGCTAGCGCGACTTCGTACGCATCGTGTCGAGACCGAGGCCAGAAGGCGACAGCTCGAGATGGAAAATCTGTGGCCGTTGTTACAGGAAAACGAGTATCTGATGAGCATCCTGTACGAGGACAGGGACATTTTTCCACAGTTGATCGGCACATGCGGGACATTCTACGCGGTTGAATACGTACGACCTATAGAAACACCCACGACAGTCCTCGCGCTCTCCGATTCGAAACCGGAATGGGCGAAACGATTGAAACTGGCCGTGATGATACTAGACCTGCTCGAAGAGCTCGACACCAATTTTCCCGAACCGATACATCTGTGCGATGTGAAGATAAACCATTTCGGTTTGCCCTTAGGCGGGCAGAAACTCAAGTTCCTCGATCTGGACGCGGTATTTCCTAAAACGATTATCAGCCGTATCACTGCGGACAGCAAAAGTTGTGAAAAACACGAGGACTGTGATTATTTTGATTGCAGGTCTTTTTgctcgaaaaagaaacgatgcgAGTCACCGGTTGCCAACAATAATTTACaagtaattgataattatagttTGATTA attatatgcgagaaaatatttctcggtTGGACTCTCTCAGGGACTCTTATAATTCCTGGACTATTAATGTCAGAGCATACCACCAGCTCACTGGCGGTTCTATTGCGACAATGTGCGAATCCAGCTGGTGA